DNA from Polaribacter sp. NJDZ03:
AAAAATGTTTGGTAATGACAGTAAAGAACGATTAGAAAAAGCTTTTATACATCTTCAGCAAGGAAATGGAATTATCTTAATGGATGATGAGGGTAGAGAAAATGAAGGAGATTTAATATTTTCTGCACATAATATGACCAATGATCAAATGGCACTTATGGTTAGAAAATGTAGTGGTATTGTTTGTCTTTGTTTGCCCAATGAAAAAGCAGATGCACTGGAATTACCGTATATGGTAAAAGAAAATACAAGTAGCTACCAAACACCTTTTACAATTACAATTGAAGCCAAAGAAGGTGTTACTACTGGAGTTTCTGCTAAAGACAGATTAACAACCATAAAAGCTGCTTGCAAAGAAAATGCGAGTAGTGCCAATTTAGCAAAACCAGGTCATGTTTTTCCTTTAAGAGCTAAATATAATGGCGTTTTAGAAAGAAAAGGACATACAGAAGGTAGCGTAGATTTAATGAAATTAGCAGGTTTAAAACCAGAAGCTGTACTGTGTGAATTAATGAACGATGATGGAACAATGGCAAAAACTGACACCATTTTAGAGTTTGCAAATGAGCATAATTTGATCGTAGTATCTATACAAGATATTATTCATTATCGTACATTTGTAAGAGATTACAAATAGATGGCAGACAATATAGAACTCACTAATTTCATAAAAAAAAATATAAATATTGATGATGAAGATTTAAAAATCGTGTTGTCTTATTTTAAAACAATAAAAAAAAAGAAAAATGAAATTTTACTTTCCAATGGAAAAAATAGTCAGCTTAGTTATTTTGTAAAAAAAGGTAGCTTAAGACTATTTTATATCAATGAGGAAGGAAAAGACGTAACACGTTATATTGCATTTGAAAATCAGTTTGCTACAGAACTGGTTAGTTTTATTACCAATGAACCTGCGCAAGAAACGATTCAAGTTATTGAAAACAGTGAACTTCTATATATTACCCACGATGATTTTAGACATCTTATGACTATTGTGCCTAAATGGAAAGACTTTTATAGCATCTATTTAGAAAAAGCATATGTAAATAATTCTAAGAGATTAATATCATTTACTACACTAGATGCATCTGAAAGATACAAGCAACTATTTAAAATAAACCCAAACATTGTAAAACGCTTACCAAACAAAATTGTAGCTTCGTATATTAATATTTCACAAGAAACTTTGAGTAGAATAAAATCTAAAATTTAATACTAAACTAAAAATTATAAAACATGAAAAAAGCATTATTACTAGGATTATTCTTATTGCAATTTACTGGTTATTCACAGTCTACTGATGTAAAAACCAGTTCTGAAAAAACTAGTGACAAGTTGCTATTAACTATTTTTCTTAAACACGATCAAAGCATGACTTTACATGAGATTGAAAAGATAAGAACAGATCAAGGTTTTTATGAAAGCTTTCCTCCAGAAGGTACTTCTGTAGTTGATTGGTATGTGGTTATGGGACTTGGTCAAATGGTAGTACTAGAACTTCCTGCTTCAAAATTAGCTGCTGTAAATTTAGCAATTGAAAGAACTGCTTGGAAAGCTTTTAAGACGGAAATTTATCCAACTTATAATCTATTTCCTATTGTAAAGGACAAGTTAAAAAACAACGCAAAAGTAAATTACTAGACTCTTTATTGTAAATTGTCTAACAAAAAAGGAAACCCTATCTAAAATGTATTTTAGATAGGGTTTTATTTTTTGTTTAATTAAGAATCAGCATTTTAAGTTTTCAGTTTCTTCAAGAGAAACGATGTTTAATCAGTTTTTTTTTGTCGTATAAGTTTTTAGGTTTAACAATACAAAAACCAACAAAGCAGGCAACACCCAACCCAAACTATGTGCTGCTAAAGGAATAAAACTTTTAATACCCGTTAAGTTTTCTCTAGGAATGATAAACCCTAAAAAATCTGGAATACTAAAAATAAAAGTGACAATTACAACACCTCTAAAAACCAATTTAGAAGCGTATTTTTCTGGTACCACGTTTAGTAGAATTAAAACAATAGTAATTGGATAGACAAACATTAATGCAGGCACTGCAACATCAATAATAAACCCAACATTATAACTCCCAACAATAACACCAATAATTGAAGCTGTTGCTGCTGTAACAATATACGCAGTCTTAGAATTATTGCAAATACCTTTTATATAATCTGCGGTTCCGGTAACAATACCAACAGCAGTTGTAAAACAAGCCAAGGCAACCAAAATACTTAAAAATATGGTTCCGAAATGCCCTAAAGTTTGTGTACTTAAGCCAGATAAAATTTCAATTCTAGAAGCATTTTCTGCAAAGGTAGCACTGAATAATGATCCGCTTAAAATTAAACCTCCGTAAATAAGTAATAAACCAATCCCAGAGATATAACCCGCTTTTCTAATCAATGTTCTTTTCTCGTTAAAGGTGTTATGATTACTATAATCTAAAGAGATGATAATAACGGCACCTACAACTACACCAGCAATAGCGTCAAAAGTTTGGTAGCCTTCTAAAATTCCATCTACAAAAGGATTTTTAAAGGTTGATGGATTTACGGTTCCCGGAGAAGTGAAAAAGGCTATTCCTATAATTACTAATAAAATAAGCACAATAATTGGTGTTAAAAACTTACCAATTAAACTTATTATTTTAGAACGATTTACTGCAAAAATAAACACCAAAACAAAGTAGACAATACTTGTTAAAATGGGAGGTGTATTAAAAAATGGTTGAATTGCCATTTCATGTGTAACGGCAGCAGTTCTTGGAGACGGAATTGCCGCTGCTATAATGTATATTAAGAAACAAAAAATAGTACTAAAAACAGGTGATACTTTTTTACCAAAATCATACAAAGTACCTTGTAACCTTGCATGTGCAAAAATGGCAAAAATAGGAATAATGATAGCTGTTAAGATAAAACCTAAAACAACAATCCACCAATCTGCACCAGATTTAACGCCTAAAGATGGAGGTAAAATTAAATTTCCTGCGCCAAAAAAGAGTGAGAAAAGTGCAAAACCTGCAATCCAAATATCTTTTGTTTTGTTCAATTTAGTTTACTTTTTTAAAGTTTAAATGATTAAAGTCGAAACTAAAATCTGTAATTGGTGCAATAAATTTCATGGTGGCTCCTGTAGTATTTCCTTTTTCATCAAAAGAAAATTGTACAAAAACATCTGCATCATAACTTCTATTGTTCCATTTTGCAACGTAGGTTGTTTGGTTGTAAGGCAACAACTCGCCAAATAAAGTAGCAGAGCGCTCACATTTTATAAGGTAAGAATTTCCATCATTAGAAATGGTCATATTTCCAAACCAGGCATCATTATAAATCCCTACAATTTGTGAAGGTTTCGGTAGGCTTTTATCAGCTTTAGCTAGCGCTACTTTACTATAAACACTTGCTTTTATACTGTCGTTGTATTTTAAATATTCGGTATTGTTAGTCCCTAAATTTTCTAACCAGTTTCTATCCTCATAACCTAAATACGTGTCTTTTACCGTATTTGTAATGGTGTTAAAAGCACTTCCGTTCATTTGGTTTGTTAATACAATAATGGCCAAATCTAAATCTGGAATCATAGTAAACTGAGTAACGGTACCCAATAAACCACCTGTATGGTATACCTGTTTATGTCCGCCTTTTACATCTGTTAAAAACCAGCCTAAACCGTAGCCTCTAAAATTAGAGTTGTAAGAATCGTTTTTCCTTACTTTTAAAGGAGTTTGTAGTTGCCATAGTTCATGAAATTGAGTTTCACTTAGCAAGCGTTCTCCGTTTTTGGTAACGGCATCATTCATTAAAAAATTTGCCCATGTAAGCATGTCTTTTACGTTACTTACAATTCCGCCAGCAGGGTTTGCAGTTTCGCTCCAATCATGCGGAATCTGAATTACTTTTCCGTCTGCTCTTGTGTGCGCATCAATAATATTTGTTCTGTTTGTAACTCGGTTGTAAGATGCTTTACTGCTAGTCATACCAACCGGATTCATTATTTTAGTCTCAATAAATTCATCCCAGTTAAGTCCGCTAACACGTTTTAATACTTCTCCTGCAACAATAAACATATTGTTGTTGTATTTAAAATCGGTTCTAAATTTACTCGATGGTTTTAAATGTTTTACATTATTGATGATATCTTTTGTGGTAAAATTATTGTTTTCAGGAAAAAACATTAAATCTCCAGATCCTAAATCTAAACCACTTCTATGTGTAACTAGATCACGAACTGTTATGTTTTGTGTAATCCAAGCATCGTACATTTCAAATTCGGGAATGTATTTTCTTACTTTATCGTCCCAATTTAATTTCCCCGCATCTACCATCATAGCCAAAGCAAAGCATGTAAAACCCTTACTGTTAGAAGCAATACCAACCAAGGTGTTTTCATTCATGTCTTTTTTGTTGGTTAAAGAACGAACTCCATGTCCTTTAGCATACACAATTTTTCCGTCTTTTAAAATTCCGACAGAAATACCTGGAACATCAAAAGTTTTTAAGGTTTGTTCTATTAAATTATCGAGGTTTTTTTCTGAAATTTGAGCGTTACTATTTACTATTATAAATAGTAATAAAAAGCAAATAATTGCTTGTTTAAAGTTGAACATTGTTGAGGTGAGTTTTATCCTTGAAATATACATATTTTTCATATCTTTAAATGTGATATTTTATAAATATTCGATGAACTCTAAAAGGGGTTCAAGCACTTTTAGAGTTCTTATCAATAAAAATTAAAAATGCGAGCATTAGAAACCATTAAATTAGATCATTTCTATCATAGAGGAATTAATGGTGAAGACTTATTTTATTCTGATAAAAACTATCGTTATTTTTTAAATTATATAAAAAATATATTTTTCCTGTAGCGGAAACCTTTGCTTGGTGTTTGTTAAAAAATTAGCTGATTATCCTTGGAGTTCTTATTTTTCTATAATTTCTAATAAGAAATCATCTATAGAAAAAGATAAAGTATTTTATCAATTTGATACAAAGGAAAATTTTATAGATTCGCACCAACAAAAAACGGATATTATTGCTGTAGAAAAATGGTTAAATATTAAGGTAGTATAGTTTTGTTAAGTATCCCTGAAAGGGGTTAAAACCCTTTTAGGGTTGAATTGTTTTTAATTTTTCACTATGCTTTTAGTCTACAAAAACGCTAATATTTTTTATACAGATCAAGGAAAGGGATCCGTTGTTGTTCTTATACATGGTTTTTTAGAAAATTCCACTATGTGGGATAAAATTGTGCCAGAACTTACCAAAAGAAATAGAATAATTACCATTGATTTACTAGGTCACGGAAAATCTGATTGCTTAGGTTATGTACATTCTATGGAGCTATTTGCTAAAACGGTAGAAGCTGTTTTAAAACACTTAAAAATTAGAAAATTTATTTTGGTTGGGCATTCTCTAGGAGGCTATATTTCTTTAGCTCTTGCCAAAATGAATCCTTCTAAAATAAAGGGATTATGCTTGTTAAATTCAACTTCAGAAAAAGATTCTGAAGAACGCATAAAAATAAGAATTAGAGCAAATAAAATGGTTCAAAATAATTTTGAAAACATGGTTAAAATGTCCATTTCAAATTTATTTAATCAAGAACATGTATCAACATATAAAGAAGAGATTGAGGCAATAAAAAAAGAAGCCTTAAAAACATCTTTACAAGGTTATGTTGCTGCGAATGAAGGGATGAAAAACCGTCTAAATACCAATGCTGTTTTAGCTGAAAATAATTTTAAAAAATTAATAATTGTTGGAGAAAAAGATCTTGTTTTAAATTTAGAAAGCTCTAAAGAGGAAGCTAAAAAAACAAATTCTGAATTGGTTGTTTTTCCTGATGGCCATATGAGTCATATTGAAAATACTCCAGAATTGATTCTTTCTTTAAAAAAATTCATAAAAAGCTGTTAATTTAACCTTTATCTTATAGTTTCTTGTAATTATTTTGAAGTTTGTTCGACTGTTTATAAAAAATCAATCGAATGAAACAATTTCTACTATTCCTTTTTTTAGGAATTTCCACTCTTTTATCAGCGCAACAAATAGATTATAATACTAAAAAAGGTTTTGTAGCAGAAGGATATGATGTGGTTTCTTATTTTGTAGACAAAAAACCAGTAGAAGGTAAAAAGAAATTTGTAGCGGCCTACGATGGTGCTAAATTTCAATTTTCTTCAGAGGAGCATTTAAAAATGTTTACAGAAAATCCCGAAAAATATGTTCCACAATATGGTGGGTATTGTGCTTATGCTGTTGCAGAGAAAAACACAAAAATGTATATAGATGCAGAGGCTTATGAAATTAGAGATGGTAAATTATATTTATTTTATAGTTCTTTTTTTGGTAATAAGTTAGAGGATTGGAAAGAAGGAAATACGAAGAAATTACAAATAAAAGCAGACAAAAATTGGCAAGGTTTAAAACATAAAAACAATTAAATAATGAGAAATTTAGGAATTCTTTTTCTGCTAATTTCATTTACAGCTGTAGGGCAGAAGAATGATTATAATACCAAAAAAGGTTTTGTAGCAGAAGGGTACGATGTTGTTGCTTATTTTAATAATAATGCAGAAAAAGGAGATAAAGAATTTACAACATCATACGATGGGGTAGATTTTAAATTTTCATCAAAAGAAAATTTAGAGATTTTTAATAAATCACCTAAAAAATACGTGCCTGCCTATGGAGGTTATTGTGCTTATGCAATTGGCGTAAAAGGAGAGAAAGTTTCTATAGATCCTAACACTTTTGAGATTAGAGATGGAAAATTATATTTATTCTACAATTCTTGGGGAACAAATACGTTAGAGTTATGGGAGAAAGAAGGAGCAGAGGTACTTAGAGATAAAGCAGATGAAAACTGGCTTAAAATAAAGAATGAAGATTGAAAGCAATATCGGGGGGTTTTGTGAATGTTGTAAAAAAAAAGAGCTGAATATATTCAGCTCTTTTTTTATTAAATAATTATCAATAGATTACTACTTGGTACAATAACTAGACTTCCCAATGACTAAAAAAAAGTTCATTTAGAAACGATATTGTTATTTAAATTACTCAATTACTAATAAATAATATGTTTTTTTACCACGTTGTAATAAGACATATTTGTTCGCTATTAAATCTTCTTTTGTAATAGAATAATCCTCTTTTATTTTTTCTTTATTTACAGAAATTGCATTTTCTTTTAACGCTCTTCTTGCGTCTCCATTAGAGCTTAAAAAGTTTGTTTTTGCAGCCAAAGCCCCTATCATATCTAAACCTTCTTCTACATCAGAGATTGATACAGTTGCTTGTGGCACACCATCAAAAACATCTAAAAATGTTTGTTCGTCTAAAGATTTTAAATCAGAAGCAGTAGATTTACCAAATAGAATATTAGAAGCTTTTAAAGCATTCTCATACGCTTCTTTACCATGTGTTAAAATAGTAACTTCTTCTCCTAATTTTTTCTGTAACAAACGTAAATGCGGATTTTCTTTATGTTCTGCAATTAAGTTTTCTATAGTTTCTTTGTCTAAAAATGTAAACTTTTTAATAAAGTTTTCTGCATCTTCATCTGAAGAATTTAACCAGTATTGGTAATATTTATAAGGAGAGGTTCTGTCTATATTTAACCAAACATTTCCACCTTCTGTCTTACCAAATTTTGTTCCGTCTGCTTTAGTAACCAAAGGAACTGTAATTGCATACGCTTTTCCTTGTGCTTTTCTACGAATTAATTCTGTACCTGTGGTAATATTTCCCCACTGGTCAGAACCCCCCATTTGCAGTCTACAATTTTTTTCTTGGTATAAATGATAAAAATCGTATCCTTGAAATAACTGGTAGGTAAATTCTGTAAAACTCATACCAACAGAAGATTCAGAACTCAAACGTTTCTTTACAGAATCTTTAGCCATCATGTAGTTTACAGTAA
Protein-coding regions in this window:
- the ribB gene encoding 3,4-dihydroxy-2-butanone-4-phosphate synthase yields the protein MVLTELDALKMFGNDSKERLEKAFIHLQQGNGIILMDDEGRENEGDLIFSAHNMTNDQMALMVRKCSGIVCLCLPNEKADALELPYMVKENTSSYQTPFTITIEAKEGVTTGVSAKDRLTTIKAACKENASSANLAKPGHVFPLRAKYNGVLERKGHTEGSVDLMKLAGLKPEAVLCELMNDDGTMAKTDTILEFANEHNLIVVSIQDIIHYRTFVRDYK
- a CDS encoding YHS domain-containing (seleno)protein — protein: MKQFLLFLFLGISTLLSAQQIDYNTKKGFVAEGYDVVSYFVDKKPVEGKKKFVAAYDGAKFQFSSEEHLKMFTENPEKYVPQYGGYCAYAVAEKNTKMYIDAEAYEIRDGKLYLFYSSFFGNKLEDWKEGNTKKLQIKADKNWQGLKHKNN
- the tyrS gene encoding tyrosine--tRNA ligase, with amino-acid sequence MTNFVEELRWRGLLHDIMPDTEDYLLKNKTAGYIGFDPTADSLHIGSLVQIFILKHFQNAGHNPIALIGGATGMVGDPSGKSAERNLLDEVTLAKNVAGVRENLERFLDFDAAAENKAELVNNYDWMKDISLIDFVRDTGKHITVNYMMAKDSVKKRLSSESSVGMSFTEFTYQLFQGYDFYHLYQEKNCRLQMGGSDQWGNITTGTELIRRKAQGKAYAITVPLVTKADGTKFGKTEGGNVWLNIDRTSPYKYYQYWLNSSDEDAENFIKKFTFLDKETIENLIAEHKENPHLRLLQKKLGEEVTILTHGKEAYENALKASNILFGKSTASDLKSLDEQTFLDVFDGVPQATVSISDVEEGLDMIGALAAKTNFLSSNGDARRALKENAISVNKEKIKEDYSITKEDLIANKYVLLQRGKKTYYLLVIE
- a CDS encoding Crp/Fnr family transcriptional regulator translates to MADNIELTNFIKKNINIDDEDLKIVLSYFKTIKKKKNEILLSNGKNSQLSYFVKKGSLRLFYINEEGKDVTRYIAFENQFATELVSFITNEPAQETIQVIENSELLYITHDDFRHLMTIVPKWKDFYSIYLEKAYVNNSKRLISFTTLDASERYKQLFKINPNIVKRLPNKIVASYINISQETLSRIKSKI
- a CDS encoding YHS domain-containing (seleno)protein; amino-acid sequence: MRNLGILFLLISFTAVGQKNDYNTKKGFVAEGYDVVAYFNNNAEKGDKEFTTSYDGVDFKFSSKENLEIFNKSPKKYVPAYGGYCAYAIGVKGEKVSIDPNTFEIRDGKLYLFYNSWGTNTLELWEKEGAEVLRDKADENWLKIKNED
- the brnQ gene encoding branched-chain amino acid transport system II carrier protein; its protein translation is MNKTKDIWIAGFALFSLFFGAGNLILPPSLGVKSGADWWIVVLGFILTAIIIPIFAIFAHARLQGTLYDFGKKVSPVFSTIFCFLIYIIAAAIPSPRTAAVTHEMAIQPFFNTPPILTSIVYFVLVFIFAVNRSKIISLIGKFLTPIIVLILLVIIGIAFFTSPGTVNPSTFKNPFVDGILEGYQTFDAIAGVVVGAVIIISLDYSNHNTFNEKRTLIRKAGYISGIGLLLIYGGLILSGSLFSATFAENASRIEILSGLSTQTLGHFGTIFLSILVALACFTTAVGIVTGTADYIKGICNNSKTAYIVTAATASIIGVIVGSYNVGFIIDVAVPALMFVYPITIVLILLNVVPEKYASKLVFRGVVIVTFIFSIPDFLGFIIPRENLTGIKSFIPLAAHSLGWVLPALLVFVLLNLKTYTTKKN
- a CDS encoding serine hydrolase, which translates into the protein MFNFKQAIICFLLLFIIVNSNAQISEKNLDNLIEQTLKTFDVPGISVGILKDGKIVYAKGHGVRSLTNKKDMNENTLVGIASNSKGFTCFALAMMVDAGKLNWDDKVRKYIPEFEMYDAWITQNITVRDLVTHRSGLDLGSGDLMFFPENNNFTTKDIINNVKHLKPSSKFRTDFKYNNNMFIVAGEVLKRVSGLNWDEFIETKIMNPVGMTSSKASYNRVTNRTNIIDAHTRADGKVIQIPHDWSETANPAGGIVSNVKDMLTWANFLMNDAVTKNGERLLSETQFHELWQLQTPLKVRKNDSYNSNFRGYGLGWFLTDVKGGHKQVYHTGGLLGTVTQFTMIPDLDLAIIVLTNQMNGSAFNTITNTVKDTYLGYEDRNWLENLGTNNTEYLKYNDSIKASVYSKVALAKADKSLPKPSQIVGIYNDAWFGNMTISNDGNSYLIKCERSATLFGELLPYNQTTYVAKWNNRSYDADVFVQFSFDEKGNTTGATMKFIAPITDFSFDFNHLNFKKVN
- a CDS encoding alpha/beta fold hydrolase, which produces MLLVYKNANIFYTDQGKGSVVVLIHGFLENSTMWDKIVPELTKRNRIITIDLLGHGKSDCLGYVHSMELFAKTVEAVLKHLKIRKFILVGHSLGGYISLALAKMNPSKIKGLCLLNSTSEKDSEERIKIRIRANKMVQNNFENMVKMSISNLFNQEHVSTYKEEIEAIKKEALKTSLQGYVAANEGMKNRLNTNAVLAENNFKKLIIVGEKDLVLNLESSKEEAKKTNSELVVFPDGHMSHIENTPELILSLKKFIKSC